A window of the Eulemur rufifrons isolate Redbay chromosome 6, OSU_ERuf_1, whole genome shotgun sequence genome harbors these coding sequences:
- the LOC138384147 gene encoding olfactory receptor 56B1 has protein sequence MSASLKASNSSKSQVSEFILLGLPGIHSWQHWLSLPLALLYLSAIGANILILITICQDPSLQQPMYLFLGILSVVDMGLATTIMPKILAIFWFDAKVISLPECFAQIYAIHCFVGMESGIFLCMAFDRYVAICHPLRYPSIVTNSLILKATLFMVLRNGLFVIPVPVLAAQRNYCSRNEIEHCLCSNLGVTSLACDDRRPNSICQLVLAWLGMGSDLSLIILSYTLILRSVLRLNSAEAASKALSTCSSHLILILFFYTVVVVISVTHLAEMKATLIPVLLNVLHNIVPPSLNPIVYALRTRELRAGFQKVLCLGLQKK, from the coding sequence ATGTCTGCATCTCTCAAAGCCTCCAATAGCTCCAAATCCCAGGTCTCTGAATTCATCCTGCTGGGACTCCCAGGCATTCACAGCTGGCAACACTGGCTATCCTTGCCACTGGCACTACTCTATCTCTCAGCAATCGGGGCAAATATCCTCATCCTCATCACCATCTGCCAGGACCCTTCTCTGCAGCAGCCCATGTACCTTTTCCTAGGCATCCTCTCTGTGGTGGACATGGGCCTGGCCACCACCATCATGCCCAAGATCCTGGCCATCTTCTGGTTTGACGCCAAGGTcatcagcctccctgagtgctttGCTCAGATTTATGCCATTCACTGCTTTGTTGGCATGGAGTCTGGTATCTTCCTCTGCATGGCTTTTGACAGATACGTGGCTATTTGTCACCCTCTTCGCTACCCATCAATTGTCACCAATTCCTTAATCTTAAAAGCTACCCTGTTCATGGTGCTCAGAAATGGCTTGTTTGTCATTCCAGTGCCGGTACTTGCTGCTCAACGTAATTATTGCTCCAGGAATGAAATTGAGCATTGTCTGTGCTCTAACCTTGGGGTCACAAGCCTGGCTTGTGATGACAGGAGGCCAAACAGCATTTGCCAGTTGGTTCTGGCATGGCTTGGAATGGGGAGTGATCTGAGTCTTATTATACTGTCATATACTTTGATTCTGCGGTCTGTGCTTAGACTGAACTCGGCTGAAGCTGCATCCAAGGCTCTGAGCACTTGTAGCTCCCATCTCATCCTCATCCTCTTCTTCTACACTGTTGTTGTAGTGATTTCAGTAACTCACCTGGCAGAGATGAAAGCTACTTTGATTCCAGTTCTACTCAATGTGCTGCACAACATCGTCCCCCCTTCCCTAAATCCTATAGTTTATGCACTTAGGACCAGAGAACTTAGGGCAGGCTTTCAAAAAGTGCTTTGTTTGggtttacaaaagaaataa
- the LOC138384869 gene encoding putative olfactory receptor 56B2: protein MFQDLKNSNSSDVQVSEFILVGFPGIHIWQHWLSLPLALLYLLALSANILILAIINQEAALHQPMYYFLGTLAVVDMGLATTIMPKILAILWFNAKSISLPECFAQMYAIHCFMTMESGIFVCMAIDRYVAICQPLRYPSIITESFVIKATVFMALRNSLCPISVPVLAAQRHYCFQNHIEHCLCSNLGVTSLSCDDRKINSINQLLLAWTLMGSDLGLIILSYALILHSVLKMNSLEAASKALSTYTSHLILILFFYTAVIVVSITHSAEMTVPLIPVLLNVLHNVIPPALNPMVYALKNKELRQGLYKVLRLDIKRN, encoded by the coding sequence ATGTTCCAGGATCTCAAAAATTCCAACAGCTCTGATGTCCAGGTCTCTGAGTTTATCCTGGTGGGATTCCCCGGCATTCACATCTGGCAGCActggctctccctgcccctggctcTGCTCTACCTCTTAGCTCTCAGTGCCAACATCCTTATCCTGGCCATCATCAACCAAGAGGCAGCACTACACCAACCTATGTACTATTTCCTGGGCACCCTGGCTGTGGTGGACATGGGCTTGGCTACCACCATCATGCCGAAGATTTTGGCCATCTTATGGTTCAATGCTAAGTCTATCAGTCTCCCCGAGTGCTTTGCTCAGATGTATGCCATACATTGTTTTATGACCATGGAGTCAGGTATCTTCGTCTGCATGGCTATAGACAGATATGTAGCCATTTGCCAACCACTAAGATATCCATCAATAATTACTGAATCTTTTGTGATCAAAGCAACTGTGTTCATGGCACTCAGAAACAGCCTGTGTCCTATCTCAGTGCCTGTGTTGGCTGCTCAGAGACACTATTGCTTCCAGAATCATATTGAACATTGTCTGTGCTCTAATCTTGGAGTCACTAGCCTATCCTGTGATGATAGGAAAATCAACAGTATTAACCAGCTACTCCTGGCCTGGACACTCATGGGAAGTGACCTGGGTTTGATAATTTTATCATATGCCTTGATACTTCACTCTGTGCTAAAGATGAATTCATTAGAAGCTGCATCCAAGGCCTTAAGTACCTATACTTCCCACCTCATCCTCATCCTATTCTTCTACACTGCTGTCATTGTTGTTTCTATCACTCATAGTGCAGAAATGACAGTTCCCCTCATCCCAGTCCTACTCAATGTATTACACAATGTCATTCCCCCAGCCCTCAACCCTATGGTGTATGCACTCAAGAATAAGGAGCTCAGGCAGGGCTTGTACAAAGTTCTTAGGCTGGACATCAAAAGAAACTAA